Part of the Labrenzia sp. PHM005 genome is shown below.
TCGCGGATCACGGTTTCCGGCTCCGTCCTGGCAACTGAGCGGACCCTCTGAGCCGCCTTGGCCAATGTGGCTTCGGCTTCTTCATGCGCCTCGGCACGCATGATGTCCTCTACTCCGAGCCAATGTTGAAAATCGCCGCGTGCGATGATGAACAACAATGTCACAACACCACTGGTCCGCGCCGCGCGCTTGGCCGCATAGACAATGGCACGGTCACACTCTGGCGTATCGTCGACCACCACCAGAAACTTCCGGCGATGCCCTTCTTCGTTGCTTTTTCGAATTGCTACCATTTGTGCATGCTGCCATCGGACCCGGCCGGCTGCAAGCGGC
Proteins encoded:
- a CDS encoding universal stress protein, coding for MVAIRKSNEEGHRRKFLVVVDDTPECDRAIVYAAKRAARTSGVVTLLFIIARGDFQHWLGVEDIMRAEAHEEAEATLAKAAQRVRSVARTEPETVIREGSMSEEIIELIEADADIAILVLAASTNSEGPGPLVSSIAGKSAGTFPIPVTIVPGNLDDDSIAALA